The genomic stretch CGCGCCGGGGCGTTGTATCTGCTCAAACCATTGAAAATCGAAGTGCTGATTCAGAATATTCGCCAATTGTTGGAGAGTCAGGGGAAGATAGGGTGACTCATCCCTTTTTCCGCTCGGTGTCCAGCGTGGCGTAAGCCCGGCGGATAGTTTCAGTGAGTTCCTTGAAATCCACGGGCTTTTGCAGGCAGGCGAAAGCTCCCTGGTTCAGGCAGGTTTGAAAATCCTTCTCGTTGCCCGTGCCGGAAAGGATGATCACCGGCACACGGGGATGGCCTTGGCGAATCATGCGCAGGACGTCCATGCCGTGAATTTCGGGCATTTTCAGGTCCAGGAGGATCACTTCGGGCTCGTCTTCCTCCACCACCCGCAGGGCTTGCTCCCCGCTGGTGACCACGGCCGCTCCCATTTCGCGCATTTTGAGCCGCTCGGACAGGGTCACGGCAAAATCCCGTTCATCGTCCACCACCAGCACCTTGGCCGGGTTTTCAAAGTCGAAGGGGCGATAGACATCGGTCCGGTAGATATCCGGACCCAGCCTGACTTCCAGGGGGGCGTCCCCGGCCTCGTCCCGGACGATGGCCCTTAGCTCCTCTTCCAGACGCTCCGGCCGGACAACGTTCTTGTCCACGTGCAGTTCGATCCGGCCCAGCTTCACGTCCGTCCGGAGCACATGGCCCTTGACGGCCAGAGCCGCCTCCACCCTGGCCGCCAGGGCGAAGTCCATCGCCGCCTGGGAGGATTCCTGGGTGGGCAGGGTAACGGCGCGCTGAGCCCGATCCTGGATCAGGTCCGCGGCGTCCTGGACCGGGGTCGCATCCATGGGGATCAGGATGTCGCAGGGCGAGGATCGTCCGGGATCCTTTTGAGCCAGGAAGTCGGTCCAGCGGGTTCGGGCCTCGTCCTCCTGGGCGATCAACTTGGTCAGAGCCTTGGGGTCCAGGTGGTGGGACCGGGCCGCGGTCTGGAGCCGAAATGCCTCGTCCGCGGCTAAGCAGACCTTGAGCACATGGGTCATGGTCTTGGGAACCAGGGAACCGGCCAGGCCCAGGAGCAGCAGATCGTCCTCGAGCAGGCGCCGGGCTACCACGGCCTTGTAGCAGCTCACGCAGCGCTCCCGTTCCCGGGTGAAGGTGTTGAACACGGACGGTTTGCCGAACAGGGCGCGGTAGAACTTGTTTTCCGAAAGCCCATAGGTCGAGGCGGCCTCGGCGATAATTTGGCGATCCTCCAAAACCTTCAGGGAGAGGGCTTTGGCAACGGCGCCGGCTACTTCCTGTTCCTGGCAGTAGGCGGCACTGTAAATGGTCAATATAGGCATGGGTGTACCTCGGAGCTAGAAGAGCAGGTTGAGCACTGTCAGGGACACGATAAGAAACAGTACGGTCATGATCCCTCCGGCGCGCAGGAAGTCGGCGTTGCGGTAGCCGCCGGGGCCCATGATCAGCGCGTTGACTTGGTGCGTGGGGATCAGAAACGAGTTGGACGTGCTGATGGCCACGGTCAGGGCGAACATGGCCGGATCGGCCCCAGCCAGCACGGCGATGTTCACGGCCAGGGGCACCAGCAGAACCGTGGCCCCCACGTTGGACATCAGCAGCGTGAAGACCGTACTGAGCACGGCCACAGCGGCTTGAAGCACCCAGATCGGAACGTCGCCCAGCAGGTTGAGAGTCTGCACCGCGATCCAGGCCGCCGTGCCCGTGGACTCCACGGCCATGCCCAAGGGAATCAGGCTGGCCAGCAGAAAAACCGACTGCCAGCTCACGCTTTTGTAGGCCTCGTCCATGGTCAGCACGCCGCTGACGATCATGGCCGCGGCCCCGGCCATCAGGGAGACGGACAGTCGTAGATCGCTGAACAGCACCAAAACCATGGTGATCAGGGAAATGGCCAGGGCGTGGGGCATCTTCTCATGCAGGATCACCTCGTGGGGAAAGTTGGAGGTGACCACCACGAAGTCCGGGTTCTTCTCCAGGGCTGCCAGGTCTTCCCAGAGACTGTGCAGCACCAACGTGTCTCCGGATTGCAAAGGCAGATCCCGCAGGTTGCCGCGGATGACCTTCCCGGCGCGGTTCACGGCCAGAACCGAGATGCCGTGGGTCTTGCGCATCCGGACGTCCTGGAAGGTCTTGCCGATCAGATTGGAGCGCGGCGGGACGACCACCTCGGAAATTCCGGCCTGGGACGCGGAAAGCACCTCGGCGAAGTGGGTGAGCATGCCCGAACATTGCAGGTCCATCTCCTGACAGACGTCGCCGATGTCCGCGCGCGCTCCCAGCAGGCCGATCTGGGAGCCGGCCTGGATGACGATGTCGTGGGCTGGGGCGATGCGCAGATCCCGGTTTTGGTAAAGGCCGATGACCGCGACCCGGTTGCCGAACAGGCTTTCGGCGTCAGCCACGGTCTTGCCGTCCAGGAGGCTGCCGGCAAAGACGTGGATCTCGAAGATGTCGC from Desulfonatronum thiodismutans encodes the following:
- a CDS encoding SLC13 family permease; this translates as MAESIPLTPEMLWVLGILGLTVILFISEVVRVDVAAVTIMMILGVMGLIPGVPALVPGDQLFRGFASNAVISIIAVIILGKALDKTGLMSKLASLILRVGGQTERRIVPVISGTVGVVSGFMQNVGAAALFMSVIKRIAMRTGLPMSRLLMPMGFCAILGGTLTMIGSSPLILLNDLIATSNRMLPEGVAPMRTFAIFDVTPVGVALILTGIVYFVLLGPYVLPAKKGQDQEVSTVEYFRRLYGLEGDIFEIHVFAGSLLDGKTVADAESLFGNRVAVIGLYQNRDLRIAPAHDIVIQAGSQIGLLGARADIGDVCQEMDLQCSGMLTHFAEVLSASQAGISEVVVPPRSNLIGKTFQDVRMRKTHGISVLAVNRAGKVIRGNLRDLPLQSGDTLVLHSLWEDLAALEKNPDFVVVTSNFPHEVILHEKMPHALAISLITMVLVLFSDLRLSVSLMAGAAAMIVSGVLTMDEAYKSVSWQSVFLLASLIPLGMAVESTGTAAWIAVQTLNLLGDVPIWVLQAAVAVLSTVFTLLMSNVGATVLLVPLAVNIAVLAGADPAMFALTVAISTSNSFLIPTHQVNALIMGPGGYRNADFLRAGGIMTVLFLIVSLTVLNLLF
- a CDS encoding response regulator, whose product is MPILTIYSAAYCQEQEVAGAVAKALSLKVLEDRQIIAEAASTYGLSENKFYRALFGKPSVFNTFTRERERCVSCYKAVVARRLLEDDLLLLGLAGSLVPKTMTHVLKVCLAADEAFRLQTAARSHHLDPKALTKLIAQEDEARTRWTDFLAQKDPGRSSPCDILIPMDATPVQDAADLIQDRAQRAVTLPTQESSQAAMDFALAARVEAALAVKGHVLRTDVKLGRIELHVDKNVVRPERLEEELRAIVRDEAGDAPLEVRLGPDIYRTDVYRPFDFENPAKVLVVDDERDFAVTLSERLKMREMGAAVVTSGEQALRVVEEDEPEVILLDLKMPEIHGMDVLRMIRQGHPRVPVIILSGTGNEKDFQTCLNQGAFACLQKPVDFKELTETIRRAYATLDTERKKG